A genomic region of Micromonospora sp. NBC_01796 contains the following coding sequences:
- a CDS encoding TetR/AcrR family transcriptional regulator yields MSGETAAGRPYHHGDLQRVLLEAAVSAIEESGPTALSLRDLARRAGVSHAAPTHHFGDKAGLLTVLATQGFHLLADDLGRVRKETGSLLEIGVGYVRFAVEHRAHFEVMFRPELYRPDDPLLVAAKQRSTDELQAGVATLDESPGDERDPRLAGLAAWSMVHGFATLWLSGALPPEVGDDPTSVSRAVIQGLFRVG; encoded by the coding sequence GTGAGTGGGGAAACAGCGGCGGGGCGGCCTTATCACCATGGTGACCTGCAGCGGGTGTTGTTGGAGGCGGCGGTTTCGGCGATCGAGGAGTCGGGGCCGACGGCGCTGAGTCTGCGGGACCTGGCTCGGCGGGCCGGGGTCTCGCATGCGGCGCCCACCCACCACTTCGGCGACAAGGCCGGCCTGCTGACAGTGCTCGCCACCCAGGGCTTCCACCTGCTCGCCGACGACCTCGGCCGGGTACGCAAGGAAACCGGGAGCCTGCTCGAGATCGGTGTTGGTTACGTCCGGTTCGCCGTCGAGCACCGGGCGCACTTCGAGGTCATGTTCCGCCCCGAGCTCTACCGCCCGGACGATCCGTTGCTGGTCGCAGCCAAGCAGCGGTCCACCGATGAGCTGCAGGCCGGGGTGGCGACGCTGGACGAGTCACCGGGCGACGAACGTGATCCCCGGCTCGCCGGGCTGGCCGCCTGGTCGATGGTGCACGGCTTCGCCACGCTCTGGCTCAGCGGCGCACTCCCGCCGGAGGTCGGCGACGACCCGACGTCGGTGAGCCGAGCCGTGATCCAGGGCCTGTTCCGCGTCGGCTGA
- a CDS encoding GuaB1 family IMP dehydrogenase-related protein yields the protein MRFLSGAASAHDLTYNDVFMAPVRSDLASRLDVDLSTSDGTGTTIPIVVANMTAVAGRRMAETVARRGAIAVLPQDIPVEVVTEVVGWVKQRHLVHDTAITLGPTDTVGDAIHLLPKRSHGGLVVVDEENRPLGVVTEADTEGVDRFTQVRHVMSTELHTVPAEADPRTGFDLLSQGRRRLAPVVDVEGRLVGVLTRQAALRATLYRPALDGKGRLRVAAAIGINGDVAGKAAALLEAGVDTLVVDTAHGHQERMISALRAVRALDPAVPLVAGNVVTADGVRDLVDAGADIVKVGVGPGAMCTTRMMTGVGRPQFSAVLDCASAAAELGRHVWADGGVRHPRDVALALAAGASNVMIGSWFAGTYESPGDLYADPDGRRYKESFGMASARAVSARTAEDSPFDRARKAVFEEGISTARMFLDPSRPGVEDLIDEIIAGVRSACTYTGARNLAEFSANALIGVQSAAGYTEGMALPAGW from the coding sequence GTGCGGTTTCTCTCCGGCGCGGCCTCCGCGCACGACCTGACGTACAACGACGTGTTCATGGCCCCGGTCCGGTCGGACCTGGCGTCCCGGCTCGACGTCGACCTGAGCACCTCCGACGGCACCGGCACCACGATCCCGATCGTGGTCGCCAACATGACCGCGGTGGCGGGTCGACGGATGGCCGAGACGGTCGCCCGGCGCGGTGCGATCGCCGTACTGCCGCAGGACATCCCGGTCGAGGTGGTGACCGAGGTCGTCGGCTGGGTGAAGCAACGCCACCTGGTGCACGACACCGCGATCACGCTCGGCCCGACCGACACCGTCGGCGACGCAATCCACCTGCTGCCGAAGCGCTCGCACGGTGGGCTGGTGGTGGTCGACGAGGAGAACCGCCCGCTCGGGGTGGTCACCGAGGCCGACACCGAGGGCGTGGACCGGTTCACCCAGGTACGGCACGTGATGTCGACCGAACTGCACACGGTGCCGGCGGAGGCGGATCCGCGTACGGGGTTCGACCTGCTGTCCCAGGGACGGCGACGGCTCGCCCCGGTGGTCGACGTCGAGGGGCGCCTGGTCGGGGTGCTGACCCGGCAGGCCGCGCTGCGGGCCACCCTGTACCGCCCGGCGCTGGACGGCAAGGGGCGACTCCGGGTGGCGGCGGCGATCGGGATCAACGGTGACGTGGCCGGCAAGGCGGCGGCGCTGCTCGAAGCGGGCGTCGACACGCTGGTCGTGGACACCGCGCACGGGCACCAGGAACGGATGATCTCGGCCCTGCGGGCGGTACGGGCGCTCGACCCGGCGGTTCCCCTGGTCGCCGGCAACGTGGTCACCGCCGACGGCGTACGCGATCTGGTCGACGCCGGCGCGGACATCGTCAAGGTCGGCGTCGGTCCGGGCGCGATGTGCACCACCCGGATGATGACCGGGGTGGGCCGACCGCAGTTCTCCGCCGTACTCGACTGCGCCAGCGCTGCGGCCGAACTGGGCCGGCACGTCTGGGCCGACGGCGGCGTACGGCACCCGCGCGACGTAGCCCTGGCACTCGCCGCCGGCGCCTCGAACGTGATGATCGGTTCCTGGTTCGCCGGCACCTACGAATCCCCAGGTGACCTGTACGCGGATCCGGACGGCCGGCGTTACAAGGAGAGCTTCGGCATGGCGTCGGCACGTGCGGTGAGCGCCCGTACGGCCGAGGACAGCCCGTTCGACCGGGCCCGGAAGGCGGTCTTCGAGGAGGGCATCTCCACCGCCCGGATGTTCCTCGACCCGTCCCGCCCCGGTGTCGAGGACCTGATCGACGAGATCATCGCCGGGGTACGCAGCGCCTGCACGTACACCGGCGCCAGGAACCTGGCCGAGTTCTCGGCGAACGCGCTGATCGGGGTGCAGAGCGCCGCCGGTTACACCGAGGGGATGGCCCTTCCGGCGGGTTGGTGA
- a CDS encoding acetyl/propionyl/methylcrotonyl-CoA carboxylase subunit alpha — MRKVLIANRGEIAVRVVRACRDAGLGSVAVYADSDRDALHATLADEAYALAGDTAAETYLRIDKLLDVAARSGADAVHPGYGFLSENADFATAVIDAGLTWIGPTPQAIRDLGDKVTARHIAQRAGAPLVPGTPDPVEGPDEVIAFATEYGLPVAIKAAFGGGGRGLKVARTLEEIPALFESATREAVAAFGRGECFVERYLDRPRHVEAQILADQHGNVVVVGTRDCSLQRRHQKLVEEAPAPFLTDAQRAEIHASAKAICREAGYHGAGTVEYLVGVDGTISFLEVNTRLQVEHPVTEETAGIDLVREQFRIADGEKLRLAHDPTPRGHSIEFRINGEDPGRGFLPAPGTVTALRLPSGPGVRVDTGISAGDVIGGNFDSLLAKVIITGETRTEALERARRALDEMTLDGMATALPFHRLVVRDPAFTAEPFAVHTRWIETEFDNTVPAFTAAAPTAEAAGPRETVVVEVGGKRLEVSLPAGFGTGTGTSPAPGPVARRGAARGSAARGGASAGAGGDALTSPMQGTIVKIAVADGDTVDEGDLVVVLEAMKMEQPLHAHKAGVIGDLGAEPGAVITAGATICTIR; from the coding sequence GTGCGCAAGGTACTCATCGCCAACCGGGGCGAGATCGCCGTCCGGGTCGTCCGCGCCTGCCGGGACGCCGGGCTGGGCAGCGTGGCGGTCTACGCCGACTCCGACCGGGACGCCTTGCACGCCACCCTCGCCGACGAGGCGTACGCCCTCGCCGGTGACACCGCCGCCGAGACGTACCTGCGGATCGACAAGCTGCTGGACGTGGCCGCGCGTTCCGGCGCGGACGCCGTACATCCGGGTTACGGGTTCCTCTCCGAGAACGCGGACTTCGCGACCGCCGTGATCGACGCCGGTCTGACCTGGATCGGGCCGACCCCGCAGGCGATCCGCGACCTCGGTGACAAGGTCACCGCCCGGCACATCGCGCAGCGGGCCGGCGCTCCCCTGGTGCCCGGCACCCCGGACCCGGTCGAGGGCCCGGACGAGGTGATCGCGTTCGCCACCGAGTACGGCCTGCCGGTGGCGATCAAGGCGGCGTTCGGCGGCGGCGGTCGCGGGCTCAAGGTGGCCCGGACCCTGGAGGAGATCCCGGCGCTGTTCGAGTCGGCCACCCGGGAGGCGGTCGCCGCCTTCGGACGCGGCGAGTGTTTTGTCGAGCGTTACCTCGACCGCCCCCGGCACGTGGAGGCGCAGATCCTCGCCGACCAGCACGGCAACGTGGTGGTGGTCGGCACCCGCGACTGTTCGTTACAGCGCCGGCACCAGAAGCTGGTCGAGGAGGCGCCCGCGCCGTTCCTGACCGACGCCCAGCGCGCCGAGATCCACGCCAGCGCCAAGGCGATCTGCCGGGAGGCCGGCTACCACGGCGCCGGCACGGTCGAATACCTCGTCGGCGTGGACGGCACCATCTCGTTCCTGGAGGTCAACACCCGGCTCCAGGTGGAGCACCCGGTCACCGAGGAGACCGCCGGCATCGACCTGGTCCGCGAGCAGTTCCGGATCGCGGACGGCGAGAAGCTGCGGCTGGCCCACGACCCGACGCCGCGCGGGCACTCGATCGAGTTCCGGATCAACGGCGAGGACCCCGGCCGGGGCTTCCTCCCCGCACCCGGCACGGTCACCGCGCTCCGGCTCCCCTCCGGCCCCGGCGTACGGGTCGACACCGGCATCTCGGCCGGCGACGTCATCGGCGGCAACTTCGACTCGCTCCTGGCCAAGGTGATCATCACCGGGGAGACCCGGACCGAGGCGCTGGAGCGGGCCCGGCGGGCACTGGACGAGATGACCCTCGACGGGATGGCCACCGCGCTGCCGTTCCACCGGCTGGTGGTCCGCGACCCGGCCTTCACCGCCGAGCCGTTCGCCGTACACACGCGGTGGATCGAGACCGAGTTCGACAACACCGTACCGGCGTTCACCGCCGCCGCCCCGACCGCCGAGGCGGCCGGACCACGCGAGACCGTCGTGGTCGAGGTCGGCGGCAAGCGGCTCGAGGTCAGCCTCCCCGCCGGCTTCGGCACCGGTACGGGCACCAGCCCGGCCCCCGGCCCGGTCGCCCGCCGTGGCGCCGCCCGCGGTTCGGCCGCCCGTGGTGGCGCAAGCGCGGGTGCCGGTGGCGACGCGCTGACCTCGCCGATGCAGGGAACCATCGTGAAGATCGCGGTCGCCGACGGTGACACCGTCGACGAGGGTGACCTGGTGGTGGTCCTGGAGGCGATGAAGATGGAACAGCCCCTGCACGCCCACAAGGCCGGTGTGATCGGCGACCTCGGCGCCGAGCCCGGTGCCGTCATCACCGCCGGCGCCACCATCTGCACCATCCGCTGA
- a CDS encoding PadR family transcriptional regulator, whose translation MSSTRMMILGLVRWMQPVHGYDVRRELLSWSADDWANVQPGSIYHALRKLTEEGLLREVATEQVGARPARTTYEVTEKGEDEFETLLRDMWWRLQTPPDPFAAAFSFLPALPREEAAAALRNRAQLLRAAHESMRASLDSDWVRKSKPVHVGWMFELWMARAEAESGWCERIAERIDSGVSYLPDQLADAEGWGAMRAQTQALAESRGGERAAPDGTDRETPGDE comes from the coding sequence GTGTCGAGTACCCGCATGATGATTCTCGGTCTGGTCCGCTGGATGCAGCCGGTGCACGGTTACGACGTGCGCCGCGAGCTGCTGAGCTGGAGCGCCGACGACTGGGCCAACGTACAGCCAGGTTCGATCTACCACGCGTTACGCAAGCTGACCGAGGAGGGACTGTTGCGCGAGGTGGCGACCGAGCAGGTCGGTGCCCGTCCCGCCCGGACCACGTACGAGGTGACGGAGAAGGGGGAGGACGAGTTCGAGACGCTGCTGCGGGACATGTGGTGGCGGTTGCAGACCCCGCCCGACCCGTTCGCGGCGGCCTTCTCGTTCCTGCCGGCCCTGCCTCGGGAGGAGGCGGCGGCGGCGCTGCGCAACCGGGCGCAGCTCCTGCGCGCCGCGCACGAGTCCATGCGCGCCTCCCTCGATTCCGACTGGGTACGCAAGTCGAAGCCGGTGCACGTGGGCTGGATGTTCGAGCTGTGGATGGCCCGCGCGGAGGCCGAGAGCGGCTGGTGCGAACGGATCGCGGAGCGGATCGACTCCGGAGTGTCGTACCTGCCTGATCAGCTGGCCGATGCCGAGGGTTGGGGCGCGATGCGGGCGCAGACGCAGGCACTGGCCGAGTCCCGGGGCGGGGAGCGTGCCGCACCCGACGGTACGGACCGTGAGACACCCGGCGACGAGTAG
- a CDS encoding ATP-binding cassette domain-containing protein, whose product MIETKGLRKSFRSRQGRQTKTVEAVRGVDLLVREGEIYGFLGPNGAGKTTTLRMLATLIEPDGGEAVIAGADLRADPAEVRRRIGYVAQGGSTWDESTAREELVLQARMYGIGKAEAQRRAVDALAAFELTEYADRKCKTYSGGQRRRVDIALGIIHEPKIVFLDEPTTGLDPQSRAHMWDEIRRLRADGMTVFITTHYLDEADALCDRIAIMDHGEIVAEGTPAELKREISGEMVQVGIDAAATPKAAEALDTQPFVLKLETLDEGGLRLYVDDGATAIPQILRALDTSGVPLRAIELHRPSLDDVFLTKTGRSLRES is encoded by the coding sequence ATGATCGAGACCAAGGGACTGCGGAAATCGTTCCGCTCCCGCCAGGGCCGACAAACCAAGACAGTGGAGGCGGTGCGCGGCGTCGACCTCCTGGTGCGCGAGGGGGAGATCTACGGCTTCCTCGGCCCTAACGGCGCGGGCAAGACCACCACCCTGCGCATGCTCGCCACCCTGATCGAGCCGGACGGGGGAGAGGCCGTGATCGCCGGCGCCGACCTGCGCGCCGACCCCGCCGAGGTGCGCCGCCGGATCGGCTACGTCGCCCAGGGCGGCAGCACCTGGGACGAGTCCACCGCCCGTGAGGAACTCGTCCTACAGGCCAGGATGTACGGCATCGGCAAGGCCGAGGCCCAGCGGCGCGCGGTCGACGCCCTGGCCGCCTTCGAACTCACCGAGTACGCCGACCGCAAGTGCAAGACCTACTCCGGCGGGCAGCGCCGCCGCGTCGACATCGCGCTCGGCATCATCCACGAGCCGAAGATCGTCTTCCTGGACGAGCCCACCACCGGCCTCGACCCGCAGAGCCGGGCCCACATGTGGGACGAGATCCGGCGGCTGCGCGCCGACGGCATGACCGTCTTCATCACCACCCACTACCTCGACGAGGCCGACGCGCTCTGCGACCGGATCGCGATCATGGACCACGGCGAGATCGTCGCCGAGGGCACGCCGGCCGAACTCAAGCGGGAGATCTCCGGCGAGATGGTGCAGGTCGGCATCGACGCGGCCGCCACCCCGAAGGCCGCCGAGGCCCTCGACACCCAGCCCTTCGTACTCAAGCTGGAAACCCTCGACGAGGGCGGGCTGCGCCTCTACGTCGACGACGGCGCCACGGCCATCCCGCAGATCCTGCGCGCACTCGACACCAGCGGCGTCCCGCTGCGCGCGATCGAACTGCACCGGCCCAGCCTCGACGACGTGTTCCTCACCAAGACCGGCCGCTCGCTGCGCGAGTCCTGA
- a CDS encoding ABC transporter permease yields the protein MKFARDTWLIFERQMLLLLRQPIWVFVGVFQPVMYLLLFAPLLKPALNAPTQADAYRIFVPGLLVLLAIFGGLFQGFGLIAELRAGVIERSRVTPISRLALLLGRSLRDVVSLIVQAIIITLLALLFGLTVFIGDLLLAYLMLALIALMTSAVSYGIALLVKSEDALAPLMNTIAQPVLLLSGILLPLTFAPGWLQGVADWNPFSWAVEGTRALFAGDLGDDRVWQGLSIVAVLTAAAVAWAAREFARSVR from the coding sequence ATGAAATTCGCCCGGGACACCTGGCTGATCTTCGAGCGGCAGATGCTGCTCCTCCTCCGTCAACCCATCTGGGTCTTCGTCGGCGTCTTCCAACCGGTGATGTACCTGCTCCTCTTCGCGCCGCTGCTCAAGCCCGCACTGAACGCACCGACCCAGGCGGACGCGTACCGCATCTTCGTACCCGGCCTGCTGGTGCTGCTGGCCATCTTCGGCGGGCTGTTCCAGGGCTTCGGCCTGATCGCCGAACTGCGCGCCGGGGTGATCGAGCGGTCCCGGGTCACCCCGATCAGCCGGCTCGCCCTGCTGCTCGGCCGATCACTGCGCGACGTCGTGTCGCTGATCGTCCAGGCGATCATCATCACCCTGCTGGCGCTCCTGTTCGGACTCACCGTCTTCATCGGTGACCTGCTGCTGGCGTACCTGATGCTCGCCCTGATCGCGCTGATGACCTCGGCCGTCTCGTACGGGATCGCGCTGCTGGTCAAGAGCGAGGACGCCCTCGCACCACTGATGAACACCATCGCCCAGCCGGTGCTGCTGCTCTCCGGCATCCTGCTCCCGCTCACCTTCGCCCCCGGCTGGCTCCAGGGCGTCGCCGACTGGAACCCGTTCTCCTGGGCGGTCGAGGGGACCCGGGCACTCTTCGCCGGTGACCTCGGCGACGACCGGGTGTGGCAGGGCCTGAGCATCGTGGCCGTCCTGACTGCCGCGGCGGTCGCCTGGGCAGCCCGGGAGTTCGCGCGCAGCGTACGTTAA
- a CDS encoding MFS transporter, translating into MPRLLHDRITWLTYAQLGVWGFFLYGFGPVVPLLRDEQGTTAAVAGLHSTALAVGALLGGFVFPSLSAKIGRGRTNWLGLAGIVVAVVALCLFHTLPATLAAATIAATFGFMLVNGVNTILADHHGPNSPAAISEANAVCAGMGIIAPIVIGLTVGAGHGWRPAIAIEVGLIALVAASAFVFRVRLPRGIPATAAAGTRPGRLPRTYWIAWLLLGVTGSIEVCLSLWAADVLRGHAGMSAGAASAALAAIVAGMCLGRLAGGRIALRVAPVPFLLAALAVSMVGFGIFWAAPIGWLAVTGLVVVGLGNAMHYPLGISMALAAAPGQRDRAAAYSSYSVAIGFGVAPVVLGRVADSVGPHPAFLLLPLFIVIAALLALRLARALRLPPAPTPPLDARIDGPTAPAVEAGT; encoded by the coding sequence GTGCCCCGCCTCCTCCATGACCGGATCACCTGGCTGACCTACGCCCAACTCGGCGTCTGGGGGTTCTTCCTCTACGGCTTCGGGCCGGTCGTCCCGCTGCTCCGCGACGAACAGGGCACCACCGCGGCCGTCGCCGGACTGCACAGCACCGCACTCGCCGTCGGAGCCCTGCTCGGCGGCTTCGTCTTTCCCTCGCTGTCGGCGAAGATCGGTCGGGGGCGGACAAACTGGCTCGGGCTCGCCGGGATCGTCGTCGCGGTTGTCGCGCTCTGCCTGTTCCACACCCTGCCGGCCACCCTCGCCGCCGCGACCATCGCCGCCACCTTCGGATTCATGCTGGTCAACGGCGTCAACACCATCCTCGCCGACCACCACGGACCCAACTCCCCGGCCGCGATCAGCGAGGCCAACGCCGTCTGCGCCGGCATGGGCATCATCGCCCCGATCGTCATCGGACTCACCGTCGGCGCCGGGCACGGTTGGCGACCCGCGATCGCCATCGAGGTCGGGCTGATCGCGCTGGTCGCCGCGTCCGCGTTCGTCTTCCGGGTACGCCTACCGCGAGGCATCCCCGCTACCGCGGCTGCCGGCACCCGACCCGGCCGGCTGCCCCGCACCTACTGGATCGCCTGGCTGCTGCTCGGCGTCACCGGCTCGATCGAGGTCTGCCTCTCCCTCTGGGCCGCCGACGTGCTGCGCGGCCACGCCGGGATGTCGGCCGGAGCCGCCTCGGCGGCGCTCGCCGCGATCGTCGCCGGCATGTGCCTGGGCAGGCTGGCCGGTGGCCGGATCGCGCTCCGGGTCGCCCCGGTGCCGTTCCTGCTCGCCGCCCTGGCCGTCTCGATGGTCGGGTTCGGCATCTTCTGGGCCGCGCCGATCGGCTGGCTGGCGGTCACCGGCCTGGTCGTGGTCGGGCTGGGCAACGCGATGCACTACCCGTTGGGCATCTCGATGGCGCTGGCCGCCGCCCCGGGACAGCGGGACCGGGCGGCGGCCTACTCGTCGTACTCGGTGGCGATCGGGTTCGGGGTCGCTCCGGTCGTACTCGGCCGGGTCGCCGACTCGGTCGGCCCGCACCCGGCCTTCCTGCTGCTGCCCCTGTTCATCGTGATCGCCGCGCTGCTCGCCCTGCGCCTGGCCCGCGCGCTGCGCCTACCTCCGGCCCCCACCCCGCCCCTCGACGCCCGGATCGACGGCCCCACCGCCCCGGCTGTCGAAGCCGGGACCTGA
- a CDS encoding O-methyltransferase yields the protein MTTKSLPLTEELHSYLIAHGSPPDDIARELIDETIDALPDDAQMQVAPEQAALLTFLTRLVNARQAVEVGTFTGMSSLAIARGLPADGRLTCFDISAEFTSVARRYWSRAGVEDRIDLRIGPAAEGLRSLPTEPHLDLAFIDADKTSYPIYWDELVPRMRPGGLIVVDNVLRGGRVLAPQDAGDRAIVAFNADVRADVRVDVVMLPIADGLTLARRR from the coding sequence ATGACCACGAAGTCGCTGCCGTTGACCGAGGAACTGCACTCGTACCTCATCGCGCACGGTTCTCCGCCCGACGACATCGCCCGCGAGTTGATCGACGAGACGATCGACGCGCTGCCGGACGATGCTCAGATGCAGGTTGCCCCGGAACAGGCGGCGCTGCTCACCTTCCTCACCCGGTTGGTGAACGCGCGGCAGGCGGTGGAGGTCGGCACCTTCACGGGCATGTCGTCCCTGGCGATCGCCCGCGGGCTGCCCGCCGACGGTCGGCTGACCTGCTTCGACATCTCCGCCGAGTTCACCTCGGTGGCCCGCCGGTACTGGTCCCGGGCGGGGGTGGAGGACCGGATCGACCTGCGTATCGGGCCGGCGGCCGAGGGGCTGCGGTCGCTGCCGACCGAGCCGCACCTGGACCTGGCCTTCATCGACGCGGACAAGACGAGCTACCCGATCTACTGGGACGAGTTGGTTCCCCGGATGCGGCCGGGTGGGCTGATCGTGGTGGACAACGTCCTACGCGGGGGCCGGGTGCTCGCTCCGCAGGATGCGGGCGACCGGGCCATCGTGGCGTTCAACGCCGACGTACGGGCCGATGTCCGGGTCGACGTGGTGATGCTGCCGATCGCCGACGGCCTCACCCTGGCCCGCCGCCGCTGA
- a CDS encoding Maf family protein: MRPTNQLRFVLASASPARRKSLQAAGIEPEVLVSGVDESKANADLAETLCLDLARLKAEAITERVRPTSEPMTLVLGCDSVLAFDGEILGKPVDADEAIRRWKQMRGRSGVLHSGHCLIDVTGGRRAEAVASTTVHFADIADDEITAYVATGEPLQVAGAFTIDGLGGPFVERVEGDPGTVVGLSLPLLRNLLAELDVRITDLWQR; encoded by the coding sequence ATGCGCCCGACGAATCAGCTCCGCTTCGTGCTCGCCTCGGCCAGTCCGGCCCGGCGCAAGAGCCTGCAGGCCGCCGGCATCGAGCCGGAGGTGCTGGTCAGCGGCGTTGACGAGTCGAAGGCGAACGCCGACCTGGCGGAGACGCTCTGTCTCGACCTGGCGCGGCTCAAGGCGGAGGCGATCACCGAGCGGGTCCGGCCGACCAGCGAGCCGATGACACTGGTGCTCGGTTGCGACTCCGTACTGGCCTTCGACGGTGAGATCCTGGGCAAGCCCGTCGACGCCGACGAGGCCATCCGGCGGTGGAAGCAGATGCGGGGGCGTTCCGGTGTCCTGCACAGCGGTCACTGTCTGATCGACGTGACCGGTGGTCGCCGGGCCGAGGCGGTCGCCTCCACGACGGTGCACTTCGCCGACATCGCCGACGACGAGATCACCGCGTACGTGGCTACCGGTGAGCCGCTGCAGGTGGCGGGCGCGTTCACGATCGACGGACTGGGTGGCCCGTTCGTCGAGCGGGTCGAGGGTGATCCGGGCACCGTGGTCGGGCTTTCCCTGCCCCTGCTGCGTAACCTGCTCGCCGAGCTCGACGTCCGGATCACCGACCTGTGGCAGCGGTGA
- the mycP gene encoding type VII secretion-associated serine protease mycosin codes for MTLRTVRRAVAALCATAIAVLPAAPAHADRIRDDQWHLRYLKVAEAHKLSQGAGVTVAVIDTGADPHPDLRDNLLPGTETFPGGTDDGREDVDSHGTGMAGLIAGHGKPGGNGALGVAPQAKVIPIRYVRHPGEPDSDNVAKGIEWATAKKVQIISISIGGGTSPREAAAIRAAIASDIVVIAGAGNIPQSYGIGFPASYEGVLAVGASDRDGNRAEVSVTGNKMGILAPGVDIYSTSLDGKYRKGTGTSDSTAIVAGAAALIRSRYPDLSAEEVVHRLTATAVDKGPPGHDDEYGDGVLDLMAALTADVPPLAASATPSATATTSPSTTAAAEPLPDDAPRGMSTGTLLTVFAVFLVLAILIALLVVRSHRRTAARSASPGDPV; via the coding sequence GTGACCTTGCGTACGGTTCGCAGGGCCGTGGCAGCACTCTGCGCCACGGCCATCGCGGTCCTACCTGCGGCCCCGGCGCACGCCGACCGAATCCGCGACGACCAGTGGCACCTCCGGTACCTGAAGGTGGCCGAGGCCCACAAGCTGAGCCAGGGTGCCGGAGTCACGGTCGCGGTCATCGACACCGGCGCGGACCCCCACCCGGACCTGCGCGACAACTTGTTGCCCGGCACGGAGACCTTTCCAGGCGGCACCGACGATGGCCGGGAGGACGTCGACAGCCACGGAACAGGAATGGCTGGTTTGATCGCTGGGCATGGGAAGCCGGGTGGTAACGGAGCTCTGGGGGTCGCCCCGCAAGCAAAGGTGATTCCGATCCGTTACGTCCGCCATCCCGGCGAACCCGACAGCGACAACGTCGCCAAGGGAATCGAATGGGCGACGGCCAAGAAAGTCCAGATAATAAGCATCTCTATTGGAGGAGGGACCTCTCCCCGCGAAGCCGCCGCCATCCGTGCAGCGATTGCCTCCGACATAGTCGTTATTGCTGGCGCCGGCAACATACCCCAAAGCTACGGAATTGGCTTCCCTGCCTCTTACGAAGGCGTTCTAGCGGTTGGCGCGAGCGATCGTGATGGAAACCGAGCCGAAGTCTCGGTTACGGGCAACAAGATGGGAATCCTTGCCCCCGGCGTCGATATTTATAGCACCAGCCTGGATGGGAAATACCGAAAGGGTACGGGGACCTCGGACTCCACTGCGATCGTGGCCGGGGCGGCGGCTCTGATCCGGAGCAGGTATCCGGATCTTTCGGCCGAGGAGGTGGTACACCGGTTGACGGCGACTGCCGTGGACAAGGGGCCGCCGGGACACGACGACGAGTACGGGGACGGCGTACTCGATCTGATGGCGGCGCTGACGGCGGACGTACCCCCGTTGGCGGCCAGTGCGACGCCGAGCGCGACCGCGACGACCAGCCCGAGCACGACGGCGGCCGCGGAGCCCCTGCCCGACGACGCTCCCAGGGGCATGAGCACCGGAACACTGCTGACCGTCTTCGCCGTTTTCCTGGTGCTGGCCATCCTGATCGCGCTGCTGGTCGTACGGTCGCATCGGCGCACCGCTGCGCGGAGTGCCTCGCCCGGCGACCCGGTCTGA
- a CDS encoding acyl-CoA carboxylase epsilon subunit, whose translation MSDPRAAPDREPAFRVVRGTPTAEELAALVGALLLRPRPTAPARRTARSPWVRASQPGTVSPSGLPARPGVDAWRLSGLPR comes from the coding sequence GTGTCTGATCCTCGTGCCGCGCCCGACCGGGAGCCGGCGTTCCGCGTGGTGCGGGGCACCCCCACCGCGGAGGAACTCGCCGCGCTGGTCGGCGCCCTCCTGCTCCGGCCGCGACCGACCGCGCCGGCCCGCCGCACCGCCAGATCACCCTGGGTACGCGCTTCGCAACCCGGTACGGTGTCCCCGTCCGGCCTACCCGCACGTCCGGGTGTCGATGCCTGGCGGTTGTCCGGACTGCCCCGCTGA